The following nucleotide sequence is from Flavobacterium sp. N1736.
ACAGGAAAAGCACGTTTTCCGGTTCAGACGGTGATTCGCCCAAAGACCGAAGAATATCATGATTTTAGAGGTTACGCCGGAAAATTATACGGAAACTCAATTAAAGTTGGAGATGCTGTAACCGTTTTGCCTTCTTTAACAGAATCTAAAGTATCAAAAATTCATTTTTTCGATAAACAATATGATGAAGCCGTTGCAGGTTCTTCTATTACAATTGAATTAGAAAATGATATCAATGTAACAAGAGGCGATATGATTGTAAAATCATCAGAACTTCCAAAAATTGAAAAAGAAATAACCACAACAGTTTGCTGGATGGACAGCAAGAAACTGGTTGCAGGTACAAAATATATCGTGCAACACAACACAAATTCAGTTTTGGCAAAAGTAGAAAGCATCAAAAATACAATCTCAACAGATTATTCCGGAACGAAAGAAGCATCGCAATTAGCCATAAACGAAATTGGAGAAGTAAGCATCAAGTTAAGCAAGCCTTTATATTTTGATGCCTATAACGACAATAAATCAAACGGAGCTTTTATCTTAATTGATACAGCAACGAACACAACAGCAGGAGTAGGATTCATTCGATAAATGCATTAGGCTTTAAGCAATAAGCCTTGAGCAAAAAACACAAAGTTTAAAAAAGCCTAGAGCGTACAGCTTAAAGCCTAAAGCGAAATAAAAAATGGAAAGTTTTAGAACAGAAATAGAAAATCCGATAGTTCAGAAAGAGATTATCGACTTAGAAAAAAAGATTCATTTATTCCGTGGAGGAAAAATTGATGATGAGCGTTTTCGTAGTCTTCGTTTAGCGCGTGGAATTTACGGACAACGTCAGGAAGGCGTTCAAATGATTCGTATTAAATTGCCTTACGGTAAAGTAACCAGCGAACAATTGGTGCGTATTACTAAAGTTTCTGATGAATATTCTACCGGGCGTTTGCACATTACAACGCGTCAGGATATACAAATTCACTACGTAAGTCTGGACAGAACTCCTGAACTTTGGGCAAATTTGGCCAAAGACGATGTTACGTTGCGTGAAGCTTGTGGAAACACAGTTCGTAACATTACAGGAAGCGAATTGGCAGGTGTAGATGTAAACGAACCATTTGATGTTTCGCCTTACGCACATGCTTTATTTCAATATTTGTTAAGAAACCCAATTTGTCAGGAAATGGGACGTAAATTCAAAATTTCGTTCTCATCTTCAGATGAAGATACCGCTTTGAGTTATTTGCACGATTTAGGATTTATTCCGAAAGTTGTTGATGGCGTTCGTGGATTCAAAATTATGTTTGGTGGAGGTTTAGGTTCGCAGCCGGCTCATGCTGAATTGCTTTCAGAGTTTGTTCCGGCGAATCAAATTATCCCAACGGCAGAAGGAATCATCCGTATTTTTGACAGATATGGCGAACGTGCAAAAAGAATGAAAGCACGTATGAAATTCTTAATCAAAGAAATGGGTAGAGATGTTTTCCTTGATTTAGTTGAAAAAGAAAAAAAAGCAATCGCTTTTGAAACTTACGAAATTGACACAACTGCTTTTGACGGACCAATTGCTGAACCATTATTGCAAGCTCCGGAAGTTACAATTGAAGATACTGCGGCTTATGAAGCGTGGAAAAAATCGAATGTAATTGCTCAAAAACAAGCAGGTTATTATGCTATTGGGATCAAAGTTTTATTAGGAGATTTTTATACTGATAAAGCCAGATTATTAGCAGCTTTGATTAAAAATTATGCAGCAAATGAATTACGTTTTTCATTGCGTCAAAATATTGTAATACGTCACGTAAAAGAGGAGAATTTACCCTTCTTTTATCAGGAATTAGCCAAGTTGGACTTTGTGCATTTAGGATATAATTCTACAGCAGATATTACAGCATGTCCGGGAACTGATACTTGCAATTTGGGGATTGCAAGTAGTACCGGAATTGCAGAAGAACTAGAAAAAGTTTTAAATGCAGAATATCCTCAATATTTAAACAATCGCGAAATTGAGATTAAAATTTCGGGTTGTATGAACGCTTGCGGACAACACAATATGTCGGCAATTGGTTTTCAGGGAATGTCAATAAATTCAGGAAAATTAGTGGCTCCGGCTTTGCAGGTTTTACTTGGTGGAGGAAGATTAGGAAACGGTGCAGGACGTTTTGCAGATAAAGTAATCAAAATTCCAAGCCGTAGAGGACCGGATGCTTTGCGTACTATTTTAAATGATTTTGATAAAAATGCAAACGGAGAAAAATTCCTAAATTATTACGATCTTAAAGGAGAGAAATATTTCTATGAAATTTTAAAACCTTTCGCAGACGTAACTAATTTAACCGAAGCTGATTTCGTAGATTGGGGTAATGCAGATAACTACGTAAAAGCAGTTGGAGTTGGGGAATGTGCTGGTGTAGTGATCGATTTAGTAGCGACTTTATTATTAGAAGCCAAAGATAAATTGACTTTTGCACAAGAATCATTCGACGAAAATAAATGGTCAGATGCAATTTATCATGCTTATGCAGGATTTGTAAACGGTGCAAAAGCGTTGTTGCTTTCAGAAAACGAAAAAACAAATAATCACGCAGGAATTGTTGATTTATTTGACACTGTTTTCATTGCAACTGATAAAATTCAATTACCAACAACATTCAGAGAATTGGTATATCAAATCAATCAAAATGAACCAACTGAAGAATTTGCAAAAGCATACATTCAACAAGGAATTTCATTTTTTGATACCATTGAAAAATACAGAGCTCAAGAATTAGCAAATGCTTAATATCAAACCCAAAGTAACTTTAGTTGGAGCAGGTCCGGGCGATCCCGATTTGCTTACACTGAAAGCCGTAAAAGCACTAGCTGAAGCTAATGTGGTTTTGTACGATGCCTTGGCTAATGAAGAAATATTGGCTCATGCTCCTAAAAATGCTATCCGAATTTTTGTTGGAAAAAAAATAGGCAATCACGCGTACACGCAAGATCAAATTAATCAGCTGATTGTTGATAATGCATTAACTTACGGAAATGTTGTGCGTTTAAAAGGTGGAGATCCATTTATTTTTGGACGCGGAAGCGAAGAAATAGAATTTGTAGAAAGCTTCGGAATCGAGACGTTTGTAATTCCTGGAATCTCATCTGTAGTAGCAGTTCCGGCAAGTCAGGGAATTTCGATTACTAAAAGAGGAGTTTCAGAAAGCTTTTGGGCAATTACAGGAACAACTTCTGACAGGAAATTATCTTCAGATGTGGCTTTGGCAGCACAATCATCGGCGACAGTTGTTATTTTGATGGGAATGCACAAATTGCCTCAAATTATTGATTTGTTTCAAAAAGAAGATAAAGGAGATTTACCCGTTGCGATTATTCAAAACGGAACAACAGCGGATGAAAAAGTAGGCGTTGGAACAGTAGATTCGATTTTAGAAGTTGTAAAACAGCAAAAGTTAAGTTCACCAGCGATTATTGTCCTCGGAAATGTGGTTCGCGAAAGCAATAAATTAAAGGGGTTTTACGAAGAATTTCTATCAAAAGAAATCGTTCGATAGTAATGAAAAATCATCTAATTTTGATTGGATGAAAAAAAATTAAAATGGAACAAAATGAATTATATCCAATATTTTTAAAACTTCACAATCTGAATGTTTTGATTGTGGGCGGAGGAAATGTTGGCTTAGAAAAGCTTTCTTTTTTATTAAAGTCGAGCCCAAATGCTAATGTTGAGGTTGTAGCAAAAGATTTTCATCTTGAGATTAAAATTCTGGCTGAAAATCATCCTTCGATTACATTAACACAATCGAAGTTTAAAAAGAAAATGCTCAAAAAACGCAACATGGTAATCGCATGTACCGATGATTTAAAAGTCAATAAAAAGGTATATGATTTATCCCGAAAGCGTTATTTGATTTGCAATATTGCCGATACGCCTGATTTATGTGATTATTATTTAGGCGGAATCGTAACAAAAGGAAATGTAAAAATTGCCATTTCGACCAATGGAAAATCTCCAACAACAGCCAAAAGACTGAGAGAGTTTTTTGAAGAAGTAATTCCGGAGGATATCAATAAAATGGTCGAAAACCTCAATGAATACAGGAAAACATTGAAAGGCGATTTTGAAGACAAGGTTAAAAAGATGAACGAAATCACCGCATCATTAAAAAATAAAGAGTAAAAAAATTCGCAAAGGAATGAAATGATAAAAATCATTGAAATTAGAATAAATTATTCGTTCCTTTGTCTTATTAAGAATGATTATAAACAAATACCATAATGATTAAAACAGATATACTTATAATTGGAGCAGGACCAACAGGTTTATTTGCCGTTTTCGAGGCAGGATTATTAAAATTAAAATGTCATATTTTAGATGCTTTACCACAAGCAGGCGGACAACTTTCAGAGTTATATCCAAAAAAACCTATTTATGATATTCCTGGTTTCCCAGAAGTTTTAGCAGGAGATTTAATTGATAACTTACAAGAACAAATTAAACAATTTGAACCAGGTTATACATTAGGAGAACGCGCTGAAACAATCGAAAAACAAGAAGACGGAAGTTTCATTGTAACATCAAATAAAGGAACTAAATTTCACGCACCGGTTATTGCTATTGCTGGAGGTTTAGGAAGTTTTGAGCCTCGCAAACCACTTATTGAAGATATCGAGTTTTATGAAGATAAAGGAGTAAAATACTTCATCAAAAATCCGGAGAAATTCAGAGATAAAAGAGTTGTAATTGCCGGAGGAGGAGATTCAGCATTAGACTGGAGTATTTTCTTGTCGAATGTAGCTTCTGAAGTAACCTTAATTCACCGTAGAAATGAATTTAGAGGCGCTTTAGATTCAGTAGAAAAAGTACAGGAATTAAAAACATCCGGAAAAATTAAATTAATTACTCCTGCAGAAGTAATTGGAATTAATGGTGCTGAACATGTTGAATCACTTGATATTGAAGAAAACGGAGCACACCGTAAGATCGAAACTGATTTCTTTATTCCACTTTTCGGATTAACGCCAAAATTGGGACCAATCGCAGACTGGGGATTAGATATCGAGAAAAATGCCATTAAAGTAAACAACGCATTAGATTACCAAACCAATATTCCGGGAATCTTTGCTATTGGAGACGTTAACACATATCCGGGAAAATTAAAACTGATTCTTTGTGGTTTCCACGAAGCGACTTTGATGTGTCAGGCTGCGTACCAAATCATCAATCCGGGTAAAAAATATGTTCTTAAATATACAACAGTTTCTGGTGTAGACGGTTTTGACGGAACTCGTAAAGAAGCGCCAAAAGCGGTTGTTAAGGCGATTGTCTAAGTTGCTAAGGTTCTAAGATACTAAGACGCTAAGATTTTATATATAGAGCTCAAACTTGTAAAATAGTTTGAGCTTTTTTTATTTGTACCTTTGTGATATATAAATTTTGATTATCATGGATTTAGAAGCTAGAAAATATCAATTTATTCAAGAGTTGGTTAAGGTGGAAGACGAGCGTGTTTTAGAAAAACTGGAATCGATTCTGAAAGAAAATCAAAAAGATTGGTTGGATGAGTTATCAGAATCGGAGAAAAACGAAATTCAAATTGGACTAGATCAAGCCGAAAAAGGTGAATTTACAAGCCATGAAGATGTTATGAAAAGATTTTCAAAATGGCATTAGAATTTATTTGGACCTCTCAAGCTATAAATGGTTTTAATAAAGTTGTTGATTATCTTGAGGAAAAATGGACAGCAAAAGAAATTTTAAGTTTAGAACATAAAATTCAACAAGTTATTAATCAAATTAGTCTTAATCCGGAACAGTTTCCAAAGTCTGCCAAAAATGAATCTTTGTATAAAGCTATTGTAGATAAGAATAATTATTTGGTTTATAGAATAAATAGAGAATCCAATATTATAGAAATAATCAATTTTAGAGGAACAAAACAAAAGTCTAAACATTAAAGTAAATTTCTAAACTTAAACCTTAGTGACTTAGTCCCGAAGCTTTGGAATATAAACTAAAAAAACACTTGCAAATCGTAAGGTGATTTCATACCTTTGCGCTGTTCTTAAAATTACTGAAAGTTATCACGAAAGGCGGAGGGAAAGACCCAATGAAACCTTAGCAACCCTTTATCATAAAGAAGGTGCTACATTCTACTTTATACTATTCTTAGTATTAAAGATAGATAACACAAATACATAAAAGTATTTCTCAAAACTCTTCCTGACAACTTACAATATAATTTTACCGAATTCACTTTGGTATCATGAGCGAATCATTGGCGCATTTTTGCCGTCAATCGTTCCCGCTTTTCGTTGCAATCTTTTACTTTTTGACAGCAAAAAGTAAAAGGATTTCCACTTCAATCGGGGCTAATGAGCCATCAATAGTGAATTCTTGGAATTAAAGTGAATCAAAATATCGTGCTAAACCTGACAGGTTTTTAAAACCCGTCAGGTTTACTAAACGTTAGAATTATAATTAAATAAAAACTTAGCGACTTAGAACCTTAGCGTCTTAGCAGCTAAAAGCCAAAAGATATGTCAATAACAATTCAGGAAGCAATTAAAAAAAATATCCTAATCCTTGACGGAGCAATGGGAACGATGTTGCAGCGCTATAATTTCTCCGAAGAAGATTTTCGTGGAGAGCGTTTCAAAGATTTTCCGCATCCATTAAAAGGAAACAACGATTTACTATCCATAACACAACCACAAGCAATCCGCGATGTCCACGCCGCTTATTTTGAAGCGGGTGCAGACATCGTAGAAACCAACACCTTTTCAGGAACCACAATCGGTATGGCGGATTATTTTCTGGAAGATTTGGTTTATGAATTAAACTACGAATCGGCTAAACTTGCCCGAGAAGTAGCCGATGAATTTACAGCCAAAAATCCGGACAAACCACGTTTTGTAGCAGGTTCAATTGGACCAACAAACAGAACTGCAAGTATGTCACCAGATGTAAACGATCCGGGTTACAGAGCTGTAACGTTTGATGATTTACGAATTGCTTACAAACAACAAGTAGAAGCCTTAATGGATGGCGGTTGCGATTTACTTTTGGTAGAAACAATCTTCGATACTTTAAATGCCAAAGCAGCACTTTTTGCAATCGAAGAAGTAAAAGACGACCGTAATATCGATATTCCGATCATGGTTTCAGGAACGATTACAGATGCCTCTGGAAGAACACTTTCTGGGCAAACGGTTGAAGCGTTTTTGATTTCAGTATCACATATTCCGTTATTAAGCGTAGGATTCAATTGCGCTCTTGGAGCCGATTTGTTGAAACCATACTTGAAAACATTAGCACAACACACGAGTTTTAATGTTTCGGCACATCCAAATGCAGGATTACCAAACGCATTCGGACAATATGATGAAACACCGGAACAAACTCAGGCATTCATCAAGGAATATTTAGACGATAATTTAATCAACATCATTGGCGGTTGTTGCGGAACAACTCCGGATCATATTAGATTAATTGCTGAGGTTGCGAAGGATTATAAGCCTAGAGTAGCGCCGGTTATTGCGTAACGTTTGCGTTTCCTGCAATCCCGAAGCTTCGGGACGAAACCTTGTAGGTGTGAATTTGTAGGCGAAAAAAACTAAACCTACAAGGTTTTCAAAACCTTGCATGTTGAATTGAGAATAAAAGTTCCGGAGAAACGAAATATATTGTAGCAACGGAATTTATTCCGTTGAAAGAAAGTAGACGCAAAACAAGTTCCGTAGGAACGGCATAAATGATAGGTTTAAAGATTTGAATAACGATAATTGAAATCGTGAAAACATAAAATGTCTTTTGAAACCGAATTTGCGTGAGGGATAGAAGTGGATAGCCCACAGCCTGACGAAGGAAGTGCGAGGACTAGAAACGAATAGCCCGATTCGCCGCGGCGAACACGCCCAAAATAAAATAGAAAAACCTTTTAGGATTCGAAATATTAGAATGAGATTGCTTCGTTCCTCGCAAAGACAAGCAAGACGTTGAACTAAAAGTTCCAGAGGAACGAAACATATTGTAGCAATGGAATTTATTCCGTTGAAAATTGAAAAAAAATGGCAGAAAAAAGAAAAGACCTTGTATTGGCAGGATTAGAACCGTTGATTATTACGCCAGAAAGTGTTTTTGTAAACATTGGCGAGCGTACGAATGTAACAGGTTCAAGAAAATTCCTTCGCCTGATCAAGGAAGAGAAGTATGACGAGGCGCTTGATATTGCAAGACAACAAGTAGAAGGAGGAGCACAGATCATCGATATTAATATGGATGAAGGAATGCTTGATGGTGTTCAGGCAATGACAAAATTTTTGAATTTAATTGCATCTGAACCGGATATTTCGAGAGTGCCGATTATGATCGACAGTTCGAAATGGGAAATCATTGAAGCAGGTCTAAAAGTAGTACAAGGAAAAAGCGTTGTAAACTCGATTTCGTTAAAAGAAGGCGAAGAAGCCTTTATTCACCATGCTAAATTAATCAAACGTTACGGAGCTGCGGCTATTATTATGGCTTTTGACGAAGTAGGTCAGGCGGATAATTTTGAGCGTAGAGTCGAAATCTGCCAGCGTTCGTATGATATTTTAGTTGATAAAGTTGGTTTTCCTCCACAGGATATTATTTTCGATTTGAATATTTTTCCAGTTGCAACCGGAATGGAAGAACATCGCCTGAATGCTTTGGACTTTTTTAGAGGTACAAAATGGGTTCGTGAAAACTTGCCGCACGCACATATTAGTGGTGGAGTAAGTAATGTTTCGTTCTCTTTTAGAGGAAACGATACGGTTCGTGAAGCGATGCACTCGGTGTTTTTATATCACGCGATTCAAAACGGCATGACAATGGGAATCGTAAATCCGGAGATGCTTTCGATTTATGATGATATTCCAAAAGATTTATTAGAACACGTTGAAGACGTAATCTTAAACAGACGTGACGATGCAACTGAACGACTTTTGGATTTTGCTGAGAATGTAAAAGGAGATGTAAAAACCGATGAAAAAGCGATTCAGGAATGGCGTTTAGGAACGGTTCAGGAACGAATAACGCATTCATTAGTAAAAGGAGTTGATGCTTTTATTGAAGAAGATGTTGAAGAAGCACGTCTTGCCGCTGTAAAACCTATTGAAGTTATCGAAATCAATTTGATGACGGGAATGAATGTCGTTGGAGATTTATTTGGAAGTGGAAAAATGTTCTTGCCTCAGGTAGTAAAATCGGCACGTGTAATGAAAAAAGCCGTTGCGTATTTATTGCCATATATTGAAGCAAGCAAACAAGCCGGAGACAAACAAGGAAACGGAAAAATATTGATGGCAACCGTAAAAGGTGACGTTCACGATATTGGTAAAAATATTGTTTCGGTGGTTTTGGCTTGTAATAACTATGAGATTGTAGATCTTGGTGTTATGGTGCCTCCGGAAAAAATTATTGCGGCGGCGATAGAGCACAATGTCGACATTATTGGTTTAAGCGGACTGATCACACCTTCGCTTGACGAAATGGTTTATTTGGCTAAAGAACTGGACAAACAAGGAATTAAAATTCCGATTATGATTGGTGGAGCAACGACTTCGCGTGCGCATACAGCCGTGAAAATCGCCCCGCAATACAGAGAAACTGTAATTCACGTAAACGATGCTTCGAGAGCTGTTACCGTGGCAGGAAACCTGTTAGATCACAATCGCAAAATATATGCAAGCGATATTCGTGCAGAATATGATGCGTTTAGAGAAACGTTTTTGAATCGTTCAAGAGATAAAAACTTCCTGACGATTGAGCAAGCGCGTAAAAATAAACTACAATTGGATTGGGATGAATATACGCCAACCAAACCAAAAGTAATTGGCAAACAAATCATTGAAGTTGATCTTGATGTTTTGGTTCCGTATATCGACTGGACACCATTTTTTAGAACATGGGAATTGTTCGGAAAATATCCGGCAATCTTGACGGATGAGGTTGTGGGAGAACAGGCAACTTCGGTTTTTGCAGATGCTCAGGAAATGCTGAAAGTGATTTTGGCAGAGAAAAAACTAACGGCAAAAGGTATTTACGGAATTTTCCCTGCGAATCAAATTGATGACGACGATATCGAATTGCGTGATGAAAACGGAAAAGTTCTGGAGAAATTCTTGACACTTCGTCAGCAATCACAAAAAACAAAAGGAGCACCAAACATCGCTTTATCTGACTTTATCTTGCCAAAGGATTCAGGAATTACAGATTATATAGGAGCATTTTGTGTAACAACCGGTTTTGGTGTAGACGAATGGGCAGCCGAATTCGAAAAAGATCTTGACGATTATAATTCGATTATGGTAAAAGCATTAGCAGATCGTTTTGCTGAGGCTTTCGCCGAATATTTACACGAAAAAGTACGTCAGGATTTCTGGGGTTATGATGCTGAAGAATCACTTTCGACAGAAGATTTGATCGAAGAAAATTACAAAGGAATTCGTCCTGCGCCAGGTTATCCGGCTTGTCCAGATCACTTGGAGAAACCAACAATCTGGAAACTCTTAAATGTCGCAGACGAAATTGGAGTAACCTTGACGGAAAGTATGGCAATGTGGCCGGCATCATCTGTTTCCGGATATTACTTCGGGAATCCAAAAAGTAAATACTTCGGACTCGGAAAAATAAAAGAAGATCAGGTAGTAGATTACGCCAAACGACGTAACGTCTCAACTGAATACGCAAGCAAATGGTTAAACCCTAATATAGCAGACTAAAAATAGTCATAAAGTCAAAAGTCATAAAGTCTCAAAAAGACGCGACTTTCGACTTTCGACATTCAAACTTTAAGACTTATAATGAAAGTAACAGAACATATAGAAAACGCCAAAGGAAATACATTATTCTCATTTGAACTTATTCCGCCTCAAAAAGGAAAAAGCATTCAGGAATTATACGATAATATTGATCCGTTAATGGAGTTTAAACCGCCGTTTATTGATGTAACGACTTCTCGCGAAGAGTATATTTATATTGATAAAGGAAACGGACTTTTAGATAAAAAGTTAACTCGTATGCGTCCTGGGACACTTGGAATTTGCGCTTCTATAAAACATAAATATAATGTTGATACCGTACCGCATTTGCTTTGCGGTGGATTTACGCAG
It contains:
- a CDS encoding nitrite reductase codes for the protein MESFRTEIENPIVQKEIIDLEKKIHLFRGGKIDDERFRSLRLARGIYGQRQEGVQMIRIKLPYGKVTSEQLVRITKVSDEYSTGRLHITTRQDIQIHYVSLDRTPELWANLAKDDVTLREACGNTVRNITGSELAGVDVNEPFDVSPYAHALFQYLLRNPICQEMGRKFKISFSSSDEDTALSYLHDLGFIPKVVDGVRGFKIMFGGGLGSQPAHAELLSEFVPANQIIPTAEGIIRIFDRYGERAKRMKARMKFLIKEMGRDVFLDLVEKEKKAIAFETYEIDTTAFDGPIAEPLLQAPEVTIEDTAAYEAWKKSNVIAQKQAGYYAIGIKVLLGDFYTDKARLLAALIKNYAANELRFSLRQNIVIRHVKEENLPFFYQELAKLDFVHLGYNSTADITACPGTDTCNLGIASSTGIAEELEKVLNAEYPQYLNNREIEIKISGCMNACGQHNMSAIGFQGMSINSGKLVAPALQVLLGGGRLGNGAGRFADKVIKIPSRRGPDALRTILNDFDKNANGEKFLNYYDLKGEKYFYEILKPFADVTNLTEADFVDWGNADNYVKAVGVGECAGVVIDLVATLLLEAKDKLTFAQESFDENKWSDAIYHAYAGFVNGAKALLLSENEKTNNHAGIVDLFDTVFIATDKIQLPTTFRELVYQINQNEPTEEFAKAYIQQGISFFDTIEKYRAQELANA
- the cobA gene encoding uroporphyrinogen-III C-methyltransferase, whose amino-acid sequence is MLNIKPKVTLVGAGPGDPDLLTLKAVKALAEANVVLYDALANEEILAHAPKNAIRIFVGKKIGNHAYTQDQINQLIVDNALTYGNVVRLKGGDPFIFGRGSEEIEFVESFGIETFVIPGISSVVAVPASQGISITKRGVSESFWAITGTTSDRKLSSDVALAAQSSATVVILMGMHKLPQIIDLFQKEDKGDLPVAIIQNGTTADEKVGVGTVDSILEVVKQQKLSSPAIIVLGNVVRESNKLKGFYEEFLSKEIVR
- a CDS encoding bifunctional precorrin-2 dehydrogenase/sirohydrochlorin ferrochelatase, whose translation is MEQNELYPIFLKLHNLNVLIVGGGNVGLEKLSFLLKSSPNANVEVVAKDFHLEIKILAENHPSITLTQSKFKKKMLKKRNMVIACTDDLKVNKKVYDLSRKRYLICNIADTPDLCDYYLGGIVTKGNVKIAISTNGKSPTTAKRLREFFEEVIPEDINKMVENLNEYRKTLKGDFEDKVKKMNEITASLKNKE
- a CDS encoding NAD(P)/FAD-dependent oxidoreductase, producing the protein MIKTDILIIGAGPTGLFAVFEAGLLKLKCHILDALPQAGGQLSELYPKKPIYDIPGFPEVLAGDLIDNLQEQIKQFEPGYTLGERAETIEKQEDGSFIVTSNKGTKFHAPVIAIAGGLGSFEPRKPLIEDIEFYEDKGVKYFIKNPEKFRDKRVVIAGGGDSALDWSIFLSNVASEVTLIHRRNEFRGALDSVEKVQELKTSGKIKLITPAEVIGINGAEHVESLDIEENGAHRKIETDFFIPLFGLTPKLGPIADWGLDIEKNAIKVNNALDYQTNIPGIFAIGDVNTYPGKLKLILCGFHEATLMCQAAYQIINPGKKYVLKYTTVSGVDGFDGTRKEAPKAVVKAIV
- a CDS encoding type II toxin-antitoxin system RelE/ParE family toxin encodes the protein MALEFIWTSQAINGFNKVVDYLEEKWTAKEILSLEHKIQQVINQISLNPEQFPKSAKNESLYKAIVDKNNYLVYRINRESNIIEIINFRGTKQKSKH
- a CDS encoding homocysteine S-methyltransferase family protein; the protein is MSITIQEAIKKNILILDGAMGTMLQRYNFSEEDFRGERFKDFPHPLKGNNDLLSITQPQAIRDVHAAYFEAGADIVETNTFSGTTIGMADYFLEDLVYELNYESAKLAREVADEFTAKNPDKPRFVAGSIGPTNRTASMSPDVNDPGYRAVTFDDLRIAYKQQVEALMDGGCDLLLVETIFDTLNAKAALFAIEEVKDDRNIDIPIMVSGTITDASGRTLSGQTVEAFLISVSHIPLLSVGFNCALGADLLKPYLKTLAQHTSFNVSAHPNAGLPNAFGQYDETPEQTQAFIKEYLDDNLINIIGGCCGTTPDHIRLIAEVAKDYKPRVAPVIA
- the metH gene encoding methionine synthase; translation: MAEKRKDLVLAGLEPLIITPESVFVNIGERTNVTGSRKFLRLIKEEKYDEALDIARQQVEGGAQIIDINMDEGMLDGVQAMTKFLNLIASEPDISRVPIMIDSSKWEIIEAGLKVVQGKSVVNSISLKEGEEAFIHHAKLIKRYGAAAIIMAFDEVGQADNFERRVEICQRSYDILVDKVGFPPQDIIFDLNIFPVATGMEEHRLNALDFFRGTKWVRENLPHAHISGGVSNVSFSFRGNDTVREAMHSVFLYHAIQNGMTMGIVNPEMLSIYDDIPKDLLEHVEDVILNRRDDATERLLDFAENVKGDVKTDEKAIQEWRLGTVQERITHSLVKGVDAFIEEDVEEARLAAVKPIEVIEINLMTGMNVVGDLFGSGKMFLPQVVKSARVMKKAVAYLLPYIEASKQAGDKQGNGKILMATVKGDVHDIGKNIVSVVLACNNYEIVDLGVMVPPEKIIAAAIEHNVDIIGLSGLITPSLDEMVYLAKELDKQGIKIPIMIGGATTSRAHTAVKIAPQYRETVIHVNDASRAVTVAGNLLDHNRKIYASDIRAEYDAFRETFLNRSRDKNFLTIEQARKNKLQLDWDEYTPTKPKVIGKQIIEVDLDVLVPYIDWTPFFRTWELFGKYPAILTDEVVGEQATSVFADAQEMLKVILAEKKLTAKGIYGIFPANQIDDDDIELRDENGKVLEKFLTLRQQSQKTKGAPNIALSDFILPKDSGITDYIGAFCVTTGFGVDEWAAEFEKDLDDYNSIMVKALADRFAEAFAEYLHEKVRQDFWGYDAEESLSTEDLIEENYKGIRPAPGYPACPDHLEKPTIWKLLNVADEIGVTLTESMAMWPASSVSGYYFGNPKSKYFGLGKIKEDQVVDYAKRRNVSTEYASKWLNPNIAD